The proteins below are encoded in one region of Brassica napus cultivar Da-Ae chromosome A6, Da-Ae, whole genome shotgun sequence:
- the LOC106347401 gene encoding uncharacterized protein LOC106347401 produces the protein MEARSELNLKVYDIFKEFMTGITKLEELGNAANTFLLRFQQGLCLLKCSPMLTSSTLIKNLIKSNETRRLKSYIDSGCINIDDAAKSTKALHTSLSGLSDHLIKAQSLLSELERLTDEAALAIETATTTQLDVESCDELRQVTSDEENEIVHFLQEPEVIEYATVIAVVYSMVKQNYVMQEKIVRSLSLKTSFDELDSYTMMWSLRPFVEDKIMNRAWKCIY, from the exons ATGGAAGCGAGAAGCGAACTGAACCTTAAAGTTTACGATATTTTCAAAGAGTTTATGACAGG GATCACAAAACTTGAGGAACTAGGGAATGCTGCAAACACTTTTCTTCTACGGTTTCAGCAAGGACTCT GCTTGCTCAAATGCTCTCCAATGCTCACTTCGTCCACTTTGATCAAGAACCTTATCAAGAGCAATGAAACAAGACGGCTAAAATCGTATATAGATTCCGGCTGTATTAACATCGATGATGCTGCAAAAAGCACAAAGGCTT TGCATACATCCCTATCAGGACTTTCTGACCATCTGATCAAAG CTCAAAGTCTGTTATCTGAGCTTGAGCGTCTCACCGATGAGGCAGCCCTTGCAATTGAGACTGCAACAACAACACAGCTAGATGTAGAATCATGTGATGAGTTACGACAGGTAACGAGTGATGAG GAGAATGAGATTGTACATTTTCTTCAAGAACCTGAAGTTATAGAGTACGCTACAGTTATTGCAGTGGTTTACAGTATGGTGAAGCAGAACTACGTTATGCAG GAAAAGATTGTGAGATCGCTTAGTTTGAAGACATCATTTGATGAGCTAGATTCTTACACTATGATGTGGTCATTGCGTCCGTTTGTAGAAGACAAGATTATGAACAGAGCATGGAAATGTATCTACTAG
- the LOC106347407 gene encoding tRNA-dihydrouridine(20) synthase [NAD(P)+]-like isoform X1 yields MDYRNKLVLAPMVRVGTLSFRMLAAEYGADITYGEEIIDHKLVKCQRRINVAFGTTEFVEKGTENVVFSTCDEERERVVFQMGTSDAVRALKAAEIVCNDVAAVDINMGCPKAFSIQGGMGAALLTKPELIHDILATLKRNLDVPVTCKIRLLKSPADTVELARRIEKLGVPALAVHGRKVEDRPRDPAKWDEIADVVAALSIPVIANGDVLEYDDFSRIKTATGAASVMVARGAMWNASVFSPKGKSHWEDVKKKYIRKSILWNNDVKSTKYTIKEMIAHHSCLELAEGKSLNKADTLADIA; encoded by the exons atggattaCCGGAACAAGCTTGTTCTTGCTCCTATGGTTCGTGTG gGAACGCTCTCTTTCCGAATGTTGGCGGCGGAGTACGGCGCCGACATTACATACGGAGAAGAGATTATCGATCATAAGCTTGTTAAATGCCAACGCCGAATCAATG TTGCTTTCGGGACAACAGAGTTTGTGGAGAAAGGGACAGAGAATGTCGTCTTTAGCACATGTgatgaagaaagagagagggttGTTTTTCAAATGGGGACTTCTGATGCTGTTAGGGCTCTCAAAGCTGCTGAGATTGT GTGTAATGATGTTGCAGCTGTTGATATTAACATGGGTTGTCCCAAGGCTTTCTCTATTCAAGGAGGAATGGGTGCTGCTCTGTTAACTAAACCCGAGCTCATTCATGAT ATTCTAGCTACGCTTAAGAGGAACTTAGACGTACCTGTTACTTGCAAGATCCGCCTGCTAAAATCACCAGCGGATACTGTTGAATTGGCTAGGAGAATCGAGAAACTTGGTGTACCAGCACTTGCTGTACATGGGAG gaAAGTTGAAGACAGGCCAAGGGATCCTGCTAAATGGGACGAGATAGCAGATGTAGTTGCCGCATTGTCCATTCCCGTTATTGCAAATGGAGATGTTTTAGAATACGATGATTTCTCTCGCATTAAAACTGCTACAG GCGCTGCTTCGGTGATGGTTGCAAGAGGGGCTATGTGGAATGCGTCAGTTTTCTCTCCAAAAGGAAAGTCTCACTGGGAAGATGTGAAAAAGAAATACATTAGAAAG AGCATCTTGTGGAATAACGATGTTAAGAGCACAAAATACACGATAAAGGAGATGATAGCGCATCATTCTTGTCTTGAATTAGCAGAAGGAAAGTCTCTCAACAAAGCAGACACTTTGGCAGATATAGCGTAA
- the LOC106347407 gene encoding uncharacterized protein LOC106347407 isoform X2, whose product MDYRNKLVLAPMVRVGTLSFRMLAAEYGADITYGEEIIDHKLVKCQRRINVAFGTTEFVEKGTENVVFSTCDEERERVVFQMGTSDAVRALKAAEIVCNDVAAVDINMGCPKAFSIQGGMGAALLTKPELIHDILATLKRNLDVPVTCSFKDKEMEARSELNLKVYDIFKEFMTGITKLEELGNAANTFLLRFQQGLCLLKRSPMLTSSTLIKNLIKSNETRRLKSYIDSGCINIDDAAKSTKALHTSLSGLSDHLIKAQSLLSELERLTDEAALAIETATTTQLDVESCDELRQVTSDEENEIVHFLQEPEVIEYATVIAVVYSMVKQNYVMQEKIVRSLSLKTSFDELDSYTMMWSLRPFVEDFVAACDDVATKKKKKKMEYRNKLVLAPMVRVGTLSFRMLAAEYGADITYGEEIIDHKLVKCQRRINVAYGTTEFVEKGTENVVFSTCDEERERVVFQMGTSDAVRALKAAEIVCKDVAAVDINMGCPKAFSIQGGMGAALLTKPELIHDILATLKRNLDVPVTCKIRLLKSPADTVELARRIEKLGVPALAVHGRKVEDRPRDPAKWDEIADVVAALSIPVIANGDVLEYDDFSRIKTATGAASVMVARGAMWNASVFSPKGKSHWEDVKKKYIRKSILWNNDVKSTKYTIKEMIAHHSCLELAEGKSLNKADTLADIAKLYELEDYYWTVKNIRPLTHDLDSVLRD is encoded by the exons atggattaCCGGAACAAGCTTGTTCTTGCTCCTATGGTTCGTGTG gGAACGCTCTCTTTCCGAATGTTGGCGGCGGAGTACGGCGCCGACATTACATACGGAGAAGAGATTATCGATCATAAGCTTGTTAAATGCCAACGCCGAATCAATG TTGCTTTCGGGACAACAGAGTTTGTGGAGAAAGGGACAGAGAATGTCGTCTTTAGCACATGTgatgaagaaagagagagggttGTTTTTCAAATGGGGACTTCTGATGCTGTTAGGGCTCTCAAAGCTGCTGAGATTGT GTGTAATGATGTTGCAGCTGTTGATATTAACATGGGTTGTCCCAAGGCTTTCTCTATTCAAGGAGGAATGGGTGCTGCTCTGTTAACTAAACCCGAGCTCATTCATGAT ATTCTAGCTACACTTAAGAGGAACTTAGACGTACCTGTTACTTGTAGTTTTAAAGACAAAGAGATGGAAGCGAGAAGCGAACTGAACCTTAAAGTTTACGATATTTTCAAAGAGTTTATGACAGG GATCACAAAACTTGAGGAACTAGGGAATGCTGCAAACACTTTTCTTCTACGGTTTCAGCAAGGACTCT GCTTGCTCAAACGCTCTCCAATGCTCACTTCGTCCACTTTGATCAAGAACCTTATCAAGAGCAATGAAACAAGACGGCTAAAATCGTATATAGATTCCGGCTGTATTAACATCGATGATGCTGCAAAAAGCACAAAGGCTT TGCATACATCCCTATCAGGACTTTCTGACCATCTGATCAAAG CTCAAAGTCTGTTATCTGAGCTTGAGCGTCTCACCGATGAGGCAGCCCTTGCAATTGAGACTGCAACAACAACACAGCTAGATGTAGAATCATGTGATGAGTTACGACAGGTAACGAGTGATGAG GAGAATGAGATTGTACATTTTCTTCAAGAACCTGAAGTTATAGAGTACGCTACAGTTATTGCAGTGGTTTACAGTATGGTGAAGCAGAACTACGTTATGCAG GAAAAGATTGTGAGATCGCTTAGTTTGAAGACATCATTTGATGAGCTAGATTCTTACACTATGATGTGGTCATTGCGTCCGTTTGTAGAAGA CTTCGTGGCTGCGTGTGACGACGTTgccacgaagaagaagaagaagaagatggaataCCGGAACAAGCTTGTTCTCGCTCCCATGGTCCGTGTG gGAACGCTCTCTTTCCGAATGTTGGCGGCTGAGTACGGCGCCGACATTACATACGGAGAAGAGATTATCGATCATAAGCTTGTCAAATGCCAACGCCGAATCAACG TTGCTTATGGGACAACAGAGTTTGTGGAGAAAGGGACAGAGAATGTCGTCTTTAGCACATGTGATGAAGAAAGAGAAAGGGTTGTTTTCCAAATGGGGACTTCTGATGCTGTTAGGGCTCTCAAAGCTGCTGAGATTGT GTGCAAGGATGTTGCAGCTGTTGATATTAATATGGGTTGCCCCAAGGCTTTCTCTATTCAAGGAGGAATGGGTGCTGCTCTGTTAACTAAACCCGAGCTCATTCATGAT ATTCTAGCTACGCTTAAGAGGAACTTAGACGTACCTGTTACTTGCAAGATCCGCCTGCTAAAATCACCAGCGGATACTGTTGAATTGGCTAGGAGAATCGAGAAACTTGGTGTACCAGCACTTGCTGTACATGGGAG gaAAGTTGAAGACAGGCCAAGGGATCCTGCTAAATGGGACGAGATAGCAGATGTAGTTGCCGCATTGTCCATTCCCGTTATTGCAAATGGAGATGTTTTAGAATACGATGATTTCTCTCGCATTAAAACTGCTACAG GCGCTGCTTCGGTGATGGTTGCAAGAGGGGCTATGTGGAATGCGTCAGTTTTCTCTCCAAAAGGAAAGTCTCACTGGGAAGATGTGAAAAAGAAATACATTAGAAAG AGCATCTTGTGGAATAACGATGTTAAGAGCACAAAATACACGATAAAGGAGATGATAGCGCATCATTCTTGTCTTGAATTAGCAGAAGGAAAGTCTCTCAACAAAGCAGACACTTTGGCAGATATAGC GAAGCTTTACGAGTTGGAAGATTACTATTGGACAGTGAAGAACATTCGTCCCCTGACACATGACTTGGATTCTGTTTTGCGAGACTGA